The Desulfobotulus pelophilus genomic interval CGGACCATTGTGGATGCCCAGATTTCCGGTTTATGGTTCTGTCTGATTCAGCCTCTTGCCTTTATTATCTATCTGATAGCGGCTCTGGCAGAAACTAACAGGGCACCGTTTGACATGCCTGAGGCGGAAAGTGAGCTGACAGCAGGCTTCCATACGGAATATTCAGGGATGGGATTCGGGTTATTTTTTCTTGGTGAATATACCAATATGTTTATCGTGAGCAGTGTCGCCGTTGCTGTCTTCCTCGGCGGATGGAGCGGCCTGCCCCTGCCCATGGACGCATGGACCGGAGCCATATGGTTTCTGGTCAAGGTTTACATCCTGATGTTCATCATGATCTGGATCCGCTGGACCTATCCGCGGGTCCGTTTCGACCAGCTGATGAACCTTTCCTGGAAGTACCTGATACCTTTTGCGCTCCTTAACCTTATTGTAACGGCGGTGATCGTAAAACTATGAGCGGCTATTTTTCCGACCTCTACCACGGTACAAAAAGTTTGCTGGTGGGCCTTGGCGTGACCTTCAAGGAAATGGTCAAGCCGACGGTGACGGTTCACTATCCCCGTGAAACCATTGTCATTACGCCCAACTATCGGGGCCATATCGAGCTTGTTATTGATGAAGAGACCGGAGGTTCGCGCTGCATCACCTGTGGCATGTGTGCCAGAGCCTGCCCTTCGGACTGTATCACGGTACTAAGTGAGAAGCCCGAAGGTGCCAAAAAGAAAGTTCTTACAGGTTTTGAGCTGGATTTCACCCGCTGCAGTCTCTGTGGTATCTGCGTGGAGAGCTGTCCTACTGACGCCATTACCTACTCTCAGGACTATAATCTTGCCGGATTCTCCCGTGAGGAGTTCCATATGGACCTTCTCGGGCGCCTTGGGAAGGGAGGCTCTCTGATATGAGTACCTACGTTTTCATTGCAGAGGCACTTTTTTTTGCCTTTGTCATCCTGACCTTCATGGGAGCTGTTCTGGCTGTCCGTTCCCGCCTTTTAATGCATGCTGTTTTAGGGCTGGCGGTCTGCCTTCTGGGAGTGGCAGGACTTTATTTCTATCTTGGCAGTATTTTTCTGACCATGATGCAGATTCTTATTTATGTAGGAGCTATCTGTATCCTCATGGTCTTCGGGGTGATGGTGGGGTACACGCCACAGGAAATAGCTGAAAGTAACTTTACCGGAAGGAATCGTTTTCTTGCGGTTGCGGCTTCCTTTGCGGGTTTTTTTCTTTTGCTGATTCCTGTTCTTAGGGCAACATTCCCTGTAGCTGCTGAAAAAACTGGAGATTTTTCTTTGCCATGGCTGGGAGAAACCCTTTTGTACCGGTACTGCCTGGCTTTTGAACTTATTTCTGTGGTGCTTCTGGCAGCTATTATCGGTGCCATTATTCTGGCCACCGGTGGAAGGGAGTCCTGAAAGATGCTGAGTGCAAGCAGCTATCTGACAACCTATCTGATAATTGCCTTAGTGCTTTTTGTGATGGGTATCTACGGAATGGTACGTCACCGGTCTTTCATGGGGATGCTGGTTTCAACGGAACTGATTCTCTGTGGCGCGTCTATTAATTTTATGGCCTTTAATCGTTTTGTGCTGCCGGATCCCGCCATCGGTCAGGTTTTTACCCTGTTTATAATGGGTATTGCCGCGGCCGAAGCGGCAATTGTGGTCAGCTTTATTCTGGCCGTTTATCGTAAATACCAGACCGATGATCCCAGTGCGGTTCATGATCTGCGTCATTAACCCGAAGCCATTCGAGGCGAAACCGGTATGGAAACCATGATTACCAGTAAAATTCTTTTACCCGTGCTTCTGCCCATGCTGACAGCTCTGGCTGTTATGGCTTCGGGCTCCAGGCCAAACCTGAGAGAGGCCTGGTCTTTGACCGGTGCGGTTCTTACTTTTATCTCCGTTGCCCTTCTTGTACCTCACCTTCTGGCCGGTGGCAGCTACAGCTTTACACTTTTTGAGTTGTGGCCAGGAATATCGGTTACATTTCAGGTGGATGGACTGGGCCTTCTTTTTGCTGGAACAGCCTCGTTCCTGTGGATTCTGGCGTCCATTTACTGCGTCGGCTATATGCGCGGGTTGAATGAACATGCCCAGACCCGTTTTTATGTCTGCTATGCCGTTTCCGTTGGCGCGGCTATGGGTGGTGCCTTTTCCGGCAGTTTGTTTACCCTTTATCTTTTCTATGAAATAGTATCCATTTTCACCTACCCTCTGGTTATGCACCATCAGGATGAAGAGGGGTATGAGGGTGCACAGAAATATATTGTTTACCTGATGTTCACCTCCAAGGCTTTTCTGCTGCCCGCCATGGCCATCATTTATGTGCAGTGCGGAACTCTCGATTTTGCAGCGGGCGATATAGCCTCCGGTATTTTCCCTGGTGATGCTTCCCGGTTCATGGTGGTAACAAGCTATATCCTGCTCTTCTTCGGGTTTGCCAAAGCAGGCATCATGCCCCTTCATTCCTGGCTTCCGTCTGCTATGGTGGCTCCCACTCCGGTCTCTGCCCTTCTGCATGCGGTGGTGGTAGTTAAAATCGGTGTTTTTTCCATATGCCGCATCATGCTTTCCGTTTTTGGTGTGGATCTTCTGGCGGATACGGGACTTGGATTGATAACGGCCTATTTTGTCAGCTTCACCATTATCATGGCTTCCGTTATTGCTCTCACCAAAACCAACCTCAAGGCAAGGCTGGCCTATTCAACGGTTAGCCAGCTCTCCTATATTATTTTAGGTGTGGCGCTGCTGACACCCAATGGCATCACAGGTGGACTTATCCATATAGCCAACCATGGCTTTGCAAAGATTACCCTGTTTTTTGCGGCAGGGTGCATTTTTGTGGCAACGCAGAAAAAAGATATTCGCGAGATGGCGGGTCTGGGTTTTGCCATGCCTTTGACCATGCTGGCTTTTTCTCTTGCCTCCCTTTCCATGATTGGTGTGCCGCCTGTGTCCGGCTTTGTCTCCAAGTGGTATCTTGCACTGGGAACCATGGACATTAATAATTTGATTCTGTTGACAGTTCTGATGGTAAGTTCACTTCTTAATGCTGGCTATTTTGTGCCTGTTATTCTGACGGCCTTTTTTGGTAAGCCTGCTGAAGGAGCTGTCGTAACAGCGGGTTTTGTTGAGACCCGGCCACTTATTCTACTGATGGTGATTCCGCTTTGTATCACAGGTGCCATTTCCGTGGCTATCGGGATCAAGCCGGACCTTCTTCTGGCCATTATTCATCTTCTGATGTGAGGTAGGTATGGGACGACTGATGACCTGGCTCCGGGAACGGGCAGAATGGTTCAAATGGGCTTTTTTCGCCTTCCTGGCCGGCGCCGTTGCCTATGATTTTATGGCAGAGCGGCATGACCCCCATTTTTTCGGGGATACCCTGATTGGATTCTGGAGTGTGTTTGCCCTTTTCGGTTGCCTGGGCATGATTGTTATCTGCAAAGGTATTTCCCATGCCTGGCTTATGAAGCAAGAGGACTATTACGATGACAAGTAGTATGCTATCTCCTCTGGCCCAGCTGCACCCATGGCTCATGCATCCGGCAACGCTCTTTATTCTGGGTGCCTTGCTGATGCCGGTGCTCTGCCGGATAAATTTGAAAAATGCTGCTTTGGTGATTATTCCTCTGGTGGCTTTTTTTCAGATAAACATGCTGCCTGAAACATTTGGGCAGGTATCCTGGATGGGTTTTGACATGGTGTTTGGACGGGTGGATAAACTCACCTATGTCTTTCTCCATGTTTTTACACTCATGGCGGTAATAGGATCCCTTTTTGCGTTGAAAGTGGAAGACTGGGGGCAGCATACGGCTGCCTGGCTATATGTCGCCGGTTCCCTTGGAGTTACCCTTGCGGGAGATTATCTTACGCTCTTTATTTTCTGGGAGCTGATGGCCGTCGCATCCACCTTTCTGATTTGGTACAGAAAAAAGAAGAAGTCCATAGAAGCTGGATTCCGATACCTTCTTGTTCATGTGCTGGGCGGGTTGATACTGCTGGCGGGCATCTTTTTGAAATATCGCGCTACGGGTGGAGATCTTACCTTTGTGCAGATTCTGCCCACGGATGCGGGTCTTGGGGACTATCTCATCATGATCGGCTTCATGCTGAATGCTGCCGTACCGCCTATTCATGCATGGTTGCCCGATGCCTACCCTGAAGCAACGGTTACTGGTGCCGTTTTTATGTGTGCTTTCACGACAAAGACGGCTGTGTATGTGCTGGCCCGGGGCTTCCCCGGTTTTGAGGCTTTGGCCATTCTCGGTGCTATCATGGCGCTCTATGGTGTGGCCTATGCCGTTATTGAAAATGATGCCCGAAGGATTCTTGCCTACCATATTGTCAGTCAGGTCGGCTATATGGTTTGCGGTATCGGCATTGGAACGGCCATGGCTGTGAATGGAGCTGTAGCCCACGCGTATGCTCATATTCTTTATAAAGCACTTCTCTTTATGGGGGCGGGTGCTGTTTTGGAGATGACAGGACGATCCAAACTGAATGAGCTGGGCGGACTCTATGCTAAAATGCCCCTTGCCCTGATTTTTACGGTAATTGGCGGAATAGCCATTTCAGGTTTTCCGCTGACATCGGGTTTTGTGTCTAAATCCATGATTATTGCTGCCGCAGGTGAAGCCCACAGAACCGGACTTCTCCTTATGCTGACCCTTGCTGCTGTGGGGACTTTTCTTTCGGTTGGTATCAAACTTCCTTATTATATATGGTTTGGTGGAAAATCGGAGCCTTCGGTACCCCATGCCCAGGATCCACCGGCGTGCATGCTCTGGGCCATGGGGATTGCCGCTTTTATGTGCTTTTTTCTGGGTGTTTATCCGGAATTTCTCTATCGTATGCTGCCTTTTGCGGTTGATTACCAACCCTATACGGCCTACCATCTTTCTGAAACCCTCCAGCTTTTGGGCTTTACGGGTCTCGGTTTCTATCTGATGGTTAAAAAACTGGGGCCAGAGCCGAAGATGAATTTGGATCTGGACTGGTTTTATAGAAAAGGGAGTCTGAAATTTATGGCCTTTGCCTCCGGTCCCCTTTCAAAGGTGAATGATTGGGTAGGTGAAGTATACCGCAGCATAGGGCTAACCTGGACCATGTTGACAGCCAGGGCTCTTTCCTGGTTTGACAAAGAAGGTATTGACTATGTAGTGGATGGCACAGCGAAGGGCGTTGTGGATACGGGAGACAGACTCCGTCAGGCTCAAACGGGAAAAATTCAGCATTATATTGGTGCTGCGGCCCTTTTACTGTTCGGTATCATGATCGTTGTGATCCTCCTTTAAAGAAACCGAAGACCCGGATACGGTATTTACGATGACAAATGCTCTGCTTTATAACAGCCTGGGTTACCCCATTCTTTCGGCGGTGCTGCTGACACCCCTTGCCGGTGCTGCCTGCTGTTTTTTCATCCGGAACCAGACGGTTCTGAAATTATGGGGATTGCTGGTTACCCTCATGACAGCAGCCTTGAGTCTGCCGCTCTGGACTGCCTTTGACCGGAGCACTCCTGCCTATCAGTTTGTGGAAATGATGGAGTGGTTTCCGAGTATAGGGCTTTCCTATCAGCTGGGAGTTGACGGTATTTCCGTACTCCTGGTTCTGCTGACAACCTTTATCATGCCACTTTGTATTCTGTGCTCCTGGAAGTCTATTGAGCACAGGCTTGCGGAGTTTATTTTTGCCATACTGGTAATGGAAACGGCGATGATAGGTGTTTTTGTCAGTATGAACACGGTGCTGTTTTATATTTTCTGGGAAGCCATGCTCATCCCCATGTATCTCCTTATTGCCGTATGGGGTGGTCCGCGCAAGGATTATGCAGCCATTAAGTTTTTCCTGTATACATTTGTTGGCTCCATTTTCTTCCTTGTGGCAATTGTAGCCTTACGGGTTAAAACCGGCACATTTTTTATTCCAGATCTCATGGCAGCGGAATTCAGTTTTGGCTGGCAGGCATGGATATTTGCCGGATGTGCTCTGGCTTTTGCCGTGAAAATCCCCATGTTTCCTTTCCACACCTGGCTTCCAGCTGCCCATGTGGAAGCCCCTACTGCCGGATCGGTTATACTGGCTTCCATTCTGCTGAAAATGGGCGGATACGGCTTTCTCCGGTTTTGCTTACCCATGGCACCACAGGCAACGGAGTTTTTTGCTCCATTTCTCATCGTTCTCTCGCTTGTGGGAATCCTTTATGGCGGTTATCTTGCACTGGGACAGAGCGACATTAAAAAACTTATTGCCTATTCGTCTGTTGGTCATATGGGTTTTGTAACTTTGGGCATTTTCCTCCTGAATGATGAAGGGGTCAAGGGTGCCATGCTGCAGATGATCAACCACGGCATCACTACGGGCGCCCTGTTTCTTTGTATCGGTATTATTTATGAAAGAACCCATTCCAGAGAGATTCAGGATAATGCGGCTTTGGGAATGTTTATGCCTGTTTACGTTACATTCTTGGGGATTTTTTCCCTTTCATCCCTTGCCTTTCCGGGAACGAACAGTTTTATCGGTGAATTTCTGATTCTTATGGGAGCTTTCCGGAGTCAGCCTCTGGTGGGTGCCATTGCCATACCGGGTGCTATCCTTGCTGCGGCCTATATGCTGAGGCTTTTGCAAAAAATGGTTTGGGATTCCAGTGATGGTCATGTGCATCATCACGGTGAGGCAGCCCATGGCGGTGGTCAAGGAAATGACAATGACCATGCTCACGGGAGAAAGCTTTGGGATCTGGATCTTCGTGAAACCGCTTGTCTTACTTTTCTTGTGGTATTTGTTTTTTGGATTGGTCTGAACCCGCAACCTGTTCTTTCGGTAATGGATGCGAGTGTTACCCATCTGCTGGATCAGGTGGCCGCAGGGCAGGGGAGTGTCCAGGCTCTGGCCGGGCATTGATGACAGGGAGTGTATGTTTCTGCCCGGCTTGAATGAAGGAAGAGCACTTTTTTGCTTGATGATTACTTTGCCAACCTCAAGGTTTAGGATCGATACGCCATGTCTATGATGGAATTTCTCCCCGAACTGGTCCTCATCGGGATGACCCTGATTTTTTTCGGACTTTCCCTGTTCAAGGCAGATTCTGTTCTGGTTGGAAGGGTCGCTCTGGGCGGTGCGGGTATCCTGGTGCTGACTGCCTTTGCTGCGCTCTCATCGGAAGGCATGCTGTTCTTTGATGCTTACCGTGTGGATCTTTTCTCTCAGACTTTCAAGTTGCTGATAGCCTTTGGTTTTTTGGGTGTTTTGGCACTGGCATCGGGCTTCCCAGGAGTTCGTAATGAAATCAGTGCTGAATACGCCATGTTTCTGTCCATTTCCACCATGGGGCTTACCTTTCTTGTCAGTGGAGTGGAGCTTTTGACCATTCTTCTTTGCCTTGAGATTTCTTCTTTTGCCCTTTACGTGGCCATCCCCATGCGCAAAGGCGCGCATCGGACCCAGTACGAAGCAGGTATAAAGTATGTATTGTTTGGCGCACTGGCAACGGGTGTTACCGTTTTCGGCATGAGTTATGTGGTGGGGCTTACGGGAACGACCTATCTTTCAGAACTGGGGCCACTTCTTCCGGACCTTGTAGCTTCTGAACCTCTGGCTCTCATCGGCCTTCTCATGATTTTGTCTGGCTTTTTCTATAAACTGGCTCTTTTTCCCATGCATTTCTGGACCCCGGATGTGTATGAGGGGGCAGCCAATGAAACAACAGCATTTGTGGCCACATTGCCTAAAATTGGTGCTGTTGCACTACTGATTCGTTTTATGGCATCAAGTGGCGCAGATTCGGGTCATCTTGTTTGGGTTCTTTCTGTTTTTGCTGTATTTTCAATGACATACGGGAATCTCGCTGCTCTTGTTCAGAGTGATATCAAGCGGCTTTTAGCCTTTTCATCCATTGCCCATGCGGGCTATGTAAT includes:
- a CDS encoding NADH-quinone oxidoreductase subunit J family protein, translated to MSTYVFIAEALFFAFVILTFMGAVLAVRSRLLMHAVLGLAVCLLGVAGLYFYLGSIFLTMMQILIYVGAICILMVFGVMVGYTPQEIAESNFTGRNRFLAVAASFAGFFLLLIPVLRATFPVAAEKTGDFSLPWLGETLLYRYCLAFELISVVLLAAIIGAIILATGGRES
- a CDS encoding complex I subunit 1/NuoH family protein, which produces RTIVDAQISGLWFCLIQPLAFIIYLIAALAETNRAPFDMPEAESELTAGFHTEYSGMGFGLFFLGEYTNMFIVSSVAVAVFLGGWSGLPLPMDAWTGAIWFLVKVYILMFIMIWIRWTYPRVRFDQLMNLSWKYLIPFALLNLIVTAVIVKL
- a CDS encoding monovalent cation/H+ antiporter subunit D family protein encodes the protein METMITSKILLPVLLPMLTALAVMASGSRPNLREAWSLTGAVLTFISVALLVPHLLAGGSYSFTLFELWPGISVTFQVDGLGLLFAGTASFLWILASIYCVGYMRGLNEHAQTRFYVCYAVSVGAAMGGAFSGSLFTLYLFYEIVSIFTYPLVMHHQDEEGYEGAQKYIVYLMFTSKAFLLPAMAIIYVQCGTLDFAAGDIASGIFPGDASRFMVVTSYILLFFGFAKAGIMPLHSWLPSAMVAPTPVSALLHAVVVVKIGVFSICRIMLSVFGVDLLADTGLGLITAYFVSFTIIMASVIALTKTNLKARLAYSTVSQLSYIILGVALLTPNGITGGLIHIANHGFAKITLFFAAGCIFVATQKKDIREMAGLGFAMPLTMLAFSLASLSMIGVPPVSGFVSKWYLALGTMDINNLILLTVLMVSSLLNAGYFVPVILTAFFGKPAEGAVVTAGFVETRPLILLMVIPLCITGAISVAIGIKPDLLLAIIHLLM
- a CDS encoding Na(+)/H(+) antiporter subunit D, translating into MTSSMLSPLAQLHPWLMHPATLFILGALLMPVLCRINLKNAALVIIPLVAFFQINMLPETFGQVSWMGFDMVFGRVDKLTYVFLHVFTLMAVIGSLFALKVEDWGQHTAAWLYVAGSLGVTLAGDYLTLFIFWELMAVASTFLIWYRKKKKSIEAGFRYLLVHVLGGLILLAGIFLKYRATGGDLTFVQILPTDAGLGDYLIMIGFMLNAAVPPIHAWLPDAYPEATVTGAVFMCAFTTKTAVYVLARGFPGFEALAILGAIMALYGVAYAVIENDARRILAYHIVSQVGYMVCGIGIGTAMAVNGAVAHAYAHILYKALLFMGAGAVLEMTGRSKLNELGGLYAKMPLALIFTVIGGIAISGFPLTSGFVSKSMIIAAAGEAHRTGLLLMLTLAAVGTFLSVGIKLPYYIWFGGKSEPSVPHAQDPPACMLWAMGIAAFMCFFLGVYPEFLYRMLPFAVDYQPYTAYHLSETLQLLGFTGLGFYLMVKKLGPEPKMNLDLDWFYRKGSLKFMAFASGPLSKVNDWVGEVYRSIGLTWTMLTARALSWFDKEGIDYVVDGTAKGVVDTGDRLRQAQTGKIQHYIGAAALLLFGIMIVVILL
- a CDS encoding NuoI/complex I 23 kDa subunit family protein — translated: MSGYFSDLYHGTKSLLVGLGVTFKEMVKPTVTVHYPRETIVITPNYRGHIELVIDEETGGSRCITCGMCARACPSDCITVLSEKPEGAKKKVLTGFELDFTRCSLCGICVESCPTDAITYSQDYNLAGFSREEFHMDLLGRLGKGGSLI
- a CDS encoding NADH-quinone oxidoreductase subunit N, with protein sequence MSMMEFLPELVLIGMTLIFFGLSLFKADSVLVGRVALGGAGILVLTAFAALSSEGMLFFDAYRVDLFSQTFKLLIAFGFLGVLALASGFPGVRNEISAEYAMFLSISTMGLTFLVSGVELLTILLCLEISSFALYVAIPMRKGAHRTQYEAGIKYVLFGALATGVTVFGMSYVVGLTGTTYLSELGPLLPDLVASEPLALIGLLMILSGFFYKLALFPMHFWTPDVYEGAANETTAFVATLPKIGAVALLIRFMASSGADSGHLVWVLSVFAVFSMTYGNLAALVQSDIKRLLAFSSIAHAGYVMVGILSAGPEGFGSAVYYIFGYLVMTLGCFYVICQVAPAGENLSFDGLKGLHRKSPVLAFTLAVAACGMAGIPPAVGFPTKFLVFTAAIGQGYYALVILAVINAAISAFYYLKLVRAAYALPEEELSSGAVHPRFALGVPMTALGIFITAVILASGLFPEPIVAMAREAVGVLL
- the nuoK gene encoding NADH-quinone oxidoreductase subunit NuoK; this translates as MLSASSYLTTYLIIALVLFVMGIYGMVRHRSFMGMLVSTELILCGASINFMAFNRFVLPDPAIGQVFTLFIMGIAAAEAAIVVSFILAVYRKYQTDDPSAVHDLRH
- a CDS encoding complex I subunit 4 family protein, which codes for MTNALLYNSLGYPILSAVLLTPLAGAACCFFIRNQTVLKLWGLLVTLMTAALSLPLWTAFDRSTPAYQFVEMMEWFPSIGLSYQLGVDGISVLLVLLTTFIMPLCILCSWKSIEHRLAEFIFAILVMETAMIGVFVSMNTVLFYIFWEAMLIPMYLLIAVWGGPRKDYAAIKFFLYTFVGSIFFLVAIVALRVKTGTFFIPDLMAAEFSFGWQAWIFAGCALAFAVKIPMFPFHTWLPAAHVEAPTAGSVILASILLKMGGYGFLRFCLPMAPQATEFFAPFLIVLSLVGILYGGYLALGQSDIKKLIAYSSVGHMGFVTLGIFLLNDEGVKGAMLQMINHGITTGALFLCIGIIYERTHSREIQDNAALGMFMPVYVTFLGIFSLSSLAFPGTNSFIGEFLILMGAFRSQPLVGAIAIPGAILAAAYMLRLLQKMVWDSSDGHVHHHGEAAHGGGQGNDNDHAHGRKLWDLDLRETACLTFLVVFVFWIGLNPQPVLSVMDASVTHLLDQVAAGQGSVQALAGH